The genomic DNA AATTAGAATAATTCGGATATAGGGGATAAATACACGGTTTCAAGGCGTTGGCACCTCGAAACCTAATCTGCTGCGTTCGAAAGAGATACGGTCAGTCCGAGCCAGCGGTCGATGAAGCGGGGTACCCAAGCCTCGACAAGATGATCGTACTTCTCCGCGTTGGCGAGCTGTTCCTCGGTCGACTGCGCGCCCGGATACTCAAGCTTGGGATGGGGCTCTTCGATACCCGTCCAGTACCTGATGATGTCGACCGTGCACTCGGGGTGGAACTGCACACCGTAGACGTTGCCGTCCATGCGGTACATCTGATTGGGGAAGTGCCCGCTGGCGCCGCTCGCCAGCAATTCGCAGCCCGACGGCAGGTCGAAACCCTCACTGTGCCACTGGTAGAAGAAACGCATGTCGCCCAGCAGGTCGTCGCCGTGGGCGGTCGGCAGCACCTCGGTATAGCCAATCTCGTGCCAGCCCTCGTGATGCGGTTTGACCGTCGCGCCCAGACAGCGGGCCAGCATCTGGGCACCGAGGCAGACACCCAGAAACGGCGTGCCGGACTCCAGCACCTTGTCGATCCAGACCAGTTCGCTGGCGATGAAATCGAGCGTGTCGTCGTCGTTTGCGCTCATGGGACCGCCGAACACGATGGCGCCGGCGATGTCGTCGAATTCTTCGGGAAGGCTGTCACCCTCCCTGACGCAGCAACGGACCTCCTCGAAACCCTTGTCGCACACGGTGCAGCCGATCCGACCGGTGTTCGACTCGTTGCCGTGAACGACGCAGATGACCTTGTTCTTCATGAGCCCGGAGTGTCGCGATCCCGGACGCGCCGTCAACCGGCTCTCGTCCGGGATCGATTCAGACGGAAAGCGGCAGTGTGTCGGACTGAAGCTGGCGCACCTTGAAGCCCGCCGCTGTCAGCCTGCCCATGATGTTGGAGATATGGTCGCGGTCGAGCGTTTCCAGCACCACGTCGAGATCGGCCTGCTTGACCGGCAGGCTGGAGAACGCGCGCTGGTGGTAAACCTCAATGATGTTGGCATCGCTCTCGCCAATCACGGCGGCGATATGCGCCAGCGTGCCCGGTGCATCGGGAATCTCGATGCGCAGCTGCACCATACGCCCGTCGCGCACGAGGCCGTGTTCGATCACGGCCGACAGGATCCGGCTGTCGATGTTGCCGCCGCTCAGCACGAGGCCGACCCTTTTGCCCGAGAAACGTTCGGGATGAGCGAGCAGGGCGGCGAGGCACGCCGCGCCGCCGCCTTCCGAAACCGTCTTCTCGATCTCGACGAAGGTCTGCACCGCGTGTTCGAGCTGATCCTCGGTGACCAGGATGATGTCTGAGACCAACTCCTTGATGACAGGGATGTTGAGCTTTCCGGGGGTTTTCACTGCGATGCCGTCGGCGATCGTGCGTCCGCCCGCCTTCACGTTCAGCCCCTGTATTGTCTGGTACATGGAGGGGAACATGGCGGCTTCGACACCGATCATCTCCAGCTCGGGCTTGATCTCCTTGGCTGCCGTGGCGATGCCGCCGATCAGCCCGCCACCGCCGATCGGGACGATGATCACGTCGAGGTCGGGCACAGCTTCCATCATCTCGAGGCCAATCGTGCCCTGGCCCGCCATGACCTTCTCATCGTCATAGGGATGGACGAGGGTGAGGTTTTCGTCGGCCGCGATCTGGCGCGCCGCGATGGCGGCTTCGTCGATGGTCT from Rhodospirillales bacterium includes the following:
- a CDS encoding threonine ammonia-lyase gives rise to the protein MTLTLADIQAAAELLEGQIIKTPCTHSRTLSEMSGAEVWVKFENLQFTASFKDRGSLVKMSALTDDERERGVIAMSAGNHAQAVAYHAQRLGIPATIVMPEGAPTVKVKNTRRFGARVVLSGETIDEAAIAARQIAADENLTLVHPYDDEKVMAGQGTIGLEMMEAVPDLDVIIVPIGGGGLIGGIATAAKEIKPELEMIGVEAAMFPSMYQTIQGLNVKAGGRTIADGIAVKTPGKLNIPVIKELVSDIILVTEDQLEHAVQTFVEIEKTVSEGGGAACLAALLAHPERFSGKRVGLVLSGGNIDSRILSAVIEHGLVRDGRMVQLRIEIPDAPGTLAHIAAVIGESDANIIEVYHQRAFSSLPVKQADLDVVLETLDRDHISNIMGRLTAAGFKVRQLQSDTLPLSV
- a CDS encoding glutamine amidotransferase, whose product is MKNKVICVVHGNESNTGRIGCTVCDKGFEEVRCCVREGDSLPEEFDDIAGAIVFGGPMSANDDDTLDFIASELVWIDKVLESGTPFLGVCLGAQMLARCLGATVKPHHEGWHEIGYTEVLPTAHGDDLLGDMRFFYQWHSEGFDLPSGCELLASGASGHFPNQMYRMDGNVYGVQFHPECTVDIIRYWTGIEEPHPKLEYPGAQSTEEQLANAEKYDHLVEAWVPRFIDRWLGLTVSLSNAAD